A section of the Rossellomorea marisflavi genome encodes:
- a CDS encoding n-acetylglutamate synthase, whose amino-acid sequence MINYHNRIFTAVENSENGEVSTRTIFKYRQEGDLLTGSYEGGDIQKGFLIGLVGDDGCLDFRYNHVNVNGAIRGGICRSTPAVLEDGRIELKEEWEWLDEARSKGHSVIREIKVTDR is encoded by the coding sequence TTGATCAACTACCATAATCGTATATTTACAGCTGTTGAAAACTCAGAAAACGGGGAGGTATCGACACGCACCATTTTCAAATACCGGCAGGAAGGAGATCTTCTGACAGGTTCCTATGAAGGAGGGGATATACAAAAAGGCTTCCTTATCGGATTGGTGGGCGATGATGGATGTCTTGACTTCCGGTACAATCATGTGAATGTGAATGGAGCCATCCGGGGAGGGATTTGCCGTTCTACTCCTGCTGTTTTGGAGGATGGCCGAATCGAGCTGAAGGAAGAGTGGGAATGGCTGGATGAGGCAAGATCGAAGGGGCATTCTGTGATCAGGGAAATCAAGGTGACCGACCGTTGA
- a CDS encoding GntP family permease, whose amino-acid sequence MDSGTMLILITVLGIALLLFLVMKSKLQAFVALLISSLFIGLLSGMELQEVIASIEQGMGGTLGFIAVVVGLGAMFGEMLRVSGGAERLAITLVNKFGDNKVQWALGLTGFIVAIPVFLDVALVILIPIVYSLAQKAKKSTLYFGIPLLAGLAVTHSFVPPTPGPISVASILNADLGWVILFGCLAGIPAMILAGPVFGRYIGNKIDVKVPDFIDQEELQKFKNEKDLPSFGMIFILIMIPLFLILLNTVTGLVLPEGNTVRAILTFVGHPFIALTISTLLTFYFLGTKRGYSKDDIQNIATKSLEPAGIIILITGAGGVFKQTLINSGVGDVLGEMMATSNLPLVVVAFIISAFVRVAQGSATVAMITAAGLMSPILGMVEVSQPMLGLLVISIASGATVFSHVNDSGFWLVNRFFGLTEKQTLQTWTVMETIIGFVGFGVVFLISFFV is encoded by the coding sequence ATGGATTCAGGAACAATGTTGATACTTATTACCGTATTAGGAATTGCACTGCTATTATTCTTAGTTATGAAATCCAAGCTTCAGGCATTTGTCGCCCTGCTCATATCGAGCTTATTCATCGGACTCTTATCAGGAATGGAGCTGCAGGAAGTCATTGCCTCCATTGAACAGGGTATGGGAGGAACATTGGGGTTCATCGCAGTCGTTGTGGGCCTTGGTGCCATGTTCGGTGAAATGCTCCGGGTTTCTGGCGGAGCAGAACGCCTGGCGATTACTCTGGTGAATAAATTCGGGGATAACAAAGTTCAGTGGGCACTTGGTTTGACCGGGTTCATTGTAGCTATTCCTGTATTTTTGGATGTTGCACTGGTTATTTTGATCCCGATTGTCTATAGTCTTGCACAGAAAGCAAAAAAATCGACGCTTTATTTCGGTATCCCATTGCTGGCGGGACTTGCTGTGACACACAGCTTTGTCCCTCCTACACCTGGACCGATTTCAGTTGCATCCATCCTCAATGCAGATCTGGGATGGGTCATCCTATTCGGATGTCTCGCAGGTATTCCGGCCATGATTTTGGCAGGACCTGTGTTCGGCCGGTACATCGGGAATAAAATCGATGTGAAAGTACCGGATTTCATCGATCAGGAAGAGCTCCAAAAGTTCAAGAATGAAAAAGATCTTCCAAGCTTCGGTATGATTTTCATCCTGATCATGATTCCATTATTCTTGATCCTTCTCAATACAGTGACGGGACTGGTTTTACCAGAAGGGAACACTGTGAGAGCGATTCTTACGTTTGTAGGTCATCCGTTCATCGCTCTGACAATTTCAACGTTGTTGACCTTTTACTTCCTTGGAACAAAAAGGGGTTATTCCAAAGACGATATTCAGAATATCGCAACAAAATCCTTGGAACCTGCAGGGATCATCATCCTTATCACCGGAGCAGGGGGAGTGTTCAAACAAACCTTGATCAATAGTGGTGTAGGGGATGTACTGGGTGAAATGATGGCAACGTCCAATCTGCCGCTTGTAGTCGTAGCATTTATTATTTCAGCATTCGTCCGTGTGGCACAGGGGTCTGCCACTGTTGCAATGATCACAGCAGCCGGCTTGATGTCACCGATCCTCGGAATGGTGGAAGTGTCCCAGCCGATGCTTGGATTACTTGTCATTTCCATCGCGAGCGGAGCAACCGTATTCTCCCATGTCAATGATTCAGGATTCTGGCTCGTCAATCGTTTCTTCGGTTTGACCGAGAAGCAAACTTTACAAACATGGACCGTCATGGAGACGATCATCGGATTTGTAGGATTCGGTGTAGTGTTCCTTATCAGTTTCTTCGTTTGA
- a CDS encoding bifunctional 4-hydroxy-2-oxoglutarate aldolase/2-dehydro-3-deoxy-phosphogluconate aldolase: protein MKTLNEIIEGKGIAIIRGYRTEDAVKIARALKKGGVTLLEVTLNSPDALRTIRELSTESGMTVGAGTVLDGAAAQGAIEAGAKFILSPTLKVETIRAAKRYGVVSIPGAYTPSEILTAFEEGADIVKVFPATALGPSFIKDMQGPLPQVRLLPTGGVTVDNAATFLEAGAVGVGLGSSLVHKTECVDDAFLDEIEMKAKRFRELAMMRGVRT, encoded by the coding sequence ATGAAAACGCTTAACGAAATTATCGAAGGAAAAGGGATTGCCATTATAAGGGGGTACCGTACAGAGGATGCCGTAAAAATTGCTCGCGCTTTGAAAAAAGGAGGCGTGACCCTTTTAGAAGTAACGTTGAATTCACCGGATGCCCTTCGCACCATCAGGGAGTTGTCTACTGAGTCCGGAATGACCGTCGGAGCCGGTACCGTTCTGGATGGTGCCGCAGCACAGGGAGCAATCGAAGCAGGGGCGAAATTCATTTTATCTCCCACGTTGAAGGTCGAAACAATCCGGGCTGCGAAACGGTACGGGGTAGTCAGTATCCCCGGGGCGTATACGCCTTCTGAAATCTTGACGGCTTTTGAAGAAGGGGCAGATATCGTTAAGGTGTTTCCTGCAACGGCCCTCGGACCATCATTCATCAAAGATATGCAGGGACCGCTTCCTCAAGTCCGCCTCCTTCCGACCGGTGGTGTAACGGTAGATAATGCAGCAACGTTCTTGGAAGCTGGCGCTGTCGGTGTAGGACTCGGAAGTTCACTTGTGCATAAAACAGAATGTGTGGATGACGCATTCTTAGACGAAATTGAAATGAAGGCCAAACGGTTCAGGGAACTGGCCATGATGAGAGGGGTAAGAACATGA
- a CDS encoding TetR/AcrR family transcriptional regulator — protein sequence MNRRMTQEERRYETRQALLGAAMELFAQMGFHGASIDKISEKAGYSKGAFYAHFDSKESLFLTILQQQMEGYVNDIESILVQQASIEDFVIAMNQYYEKRKNLEQSSCLLNIEFLLYAMRDPSVKEKWSNLIQASVDQIASGIKKLLGDVYPSKELTQEELAWAILSLENGISIYSFIRQDQIPSKLYEKTLKDLLIC from the coding sequence ATGAATAGAAGAATGACGCAAGAGGAAAGAAGGTACGAGACAAGACAGGCACTTCTAGGTGCAGCGATGGAATTATTTGCACAAATGGGATTCCACGGTGCTTCCATAGACAAAATATCTGAAAAGGCAGGATACAGCAAAGGTGCATTTTACGCCCATTTTGATTCAAAGGAAAGCTTGTTCCTGACAATCCTGCAGCAGCAGATGGAGGGGTACGTGAATGACATCGAATCAATCCTTGTGCAACAGGCTTCGATTGAAGACTTTGTTATAGCCATGAATCAGTACTATGAAAAACGGAAAAATCTCGAACAATCATCCTGTTTGCTCAACATAGAATTCCTACTTTACGCCATGAGGGATCCTTCCGTAAAGGAAAAGTGGTCTAACCTCATCCAAGCCTCGGTCGATCAGATTGCTTCAGGCATCAAGAAGCTCCTGGGGGATGTGTATCCTTCTAAAGAGCTGACGCAGGAAGAACTTGCCTGGGCCATCTTGTCATTGGAGAATGGGATATCCATCTACTCCTTCATCCGACAAGATCAGATTCCATCAAAATTATATGAAAAAACATTGAAAGATCTCTTGATCTGTTAA
- a CDS encoding 8-oxo-dGTP diphosphatase, which yields MTIVHTTFWTLCLIKDGDRVLLIDRQHDDFKGFIPPGGKVEFPESFSEAAIREVKEETGLEVKNLQYKGIYEYVNPERMERFIIFNYLATKFTGELLKKPAEGIPTWIALSDVPGLPMQASIRRRFPYLLREGTFEIHVKWDESRGCEGDVSITVT from the coding sequence TTGACCATTGTACATACAACGTTTTGGACGCTATGCTTGATCAAGGACGGAGATCGGGTACTGCTGATCGACCGGCAGCATGATGATTTTAAAGGCTTCATTCCACCGGGTGGCAAAGTAGAGTTTCCTGAATCCTTTTCCGAAGCCGCCATCCGCGAGGTGAAGGAAGAGACCGGTCTTGAAGTGAAGAACCTGCAATACAAAGGGATTTATGAGTATGTCAACCCTGAGAGAATGGAGAGGTTTATCATCTTTAATTATCTTGCGACTAAGTTTACCGGAGAACTCCTGAAAAAACCGGCGGAGGGCATCCCCACGTGGATTGCCCTTTCTGACGTTCCAGGACTACCTATGCAGGCTTCCATCAGGAGACGATTTCCTTACCTGTTGAGAGAAGGTACATTCGAGATACATGTGAAATGGGATGAATCCAGAGGTTGCGAGGGTGATGTCAGTATAACTGTCACATGA
- a CDS encoding sugar kinase, with protein sequence MRSHRKPDSFNKKEGIGTMDVVAIGETLLSLTPAENGLLRHAESLKPKVAGAETNTLIGLSRLGHRTGWISAVGNDEIGERIIATVRGEGIDTAHVKKDEEHNTGIFFKEIIGSGEVRVQYFRAGSAASHMDSTDLPASYIRSAKYLYITGITPALSETCKQMIFEAIKLARESGVRVVFDPNLRRKLWGEEEARTTLTSLCELSDIVLIGGTEGKFLFGTTETDEIAHRLFKSPQTGLVVVKKGASGAAYALRGREAFQVEAYPVTTVIDPVGAGDGFAAGFLSGMLHGLKTEESIRMGCAVGAMVTMVSGDYEGMPDERRLHSFLSRDREDIER encoded by the coding sequence ATGCGATCTCACAGAAAACCGGATTCATTCAATAAGAAAGAAGGGATTGGAACAATGGATGTTGTCGCAATTGGCGAAACACTTTTATCATTGACACCTGCAGAAAATGGATTACTTCGACATGCTGAATCTTTGAAACCGAAAGTGGCAGGTGCAGAAACGAACACGCTCATCGGGCTTAGCCGTCTAGGTCATCGAACCGGATGGATCAGTGCGGTAGGAAACGATGAAATCGGCGAGAGGATCATCGCTACGGTACGAGGGGAAGGAATCGACACGGCCCATGTGAAAAAAGATGAGGAGCACAATACAGGAATCTTTTTCAAAGAAATCATCGGGAGCGGAGAGGTCAGGGTCCAATACTTCCGTGCAGGATCAGCCGCTTCCCATATGGACTCCACCGACCTGCCTGCATCCTACATACGATCTGCCAAATATCTTTATATTACCGGGATCACCCCGGCACTGAGCGAAACGTGTAAACAGATGATCTTTGAAGCTATTAAACTTGCCAGGGAATCGGGAGTTCGCGTGGTATTCGACCCCAATCTCCGAAGGAAACTCTGGGGTGAAGAGGAAGCAAGGACCACTTTGACGTCGTTATGCGAGCTTTCCGATATCGTCCTTATCGGAGGGACCGAAGGCAAGTTCCTCTTCGGCACAACGGAAACGGATGAGATTGCCCATAGGTTATTCAAAAGCCCCCAGACCGGTCTTGTCGTTGTCAAGAAGGGAGCAAGTGGTGCCGCCTATGCCCTGCGTGGAAGAGAGGCATTTCAAGTAGAAGCATATCCTGTAACAACCGTGATCGATCCTGTTGGAGCGGGGGACGGCTTCGCTGCCGGATTCCTGTCAGGAATGTTACATGGGTTGAAGACAGAGGAAAGCATAAGAATGGGATGCGCAGTGGGAGCTATGGTCACCATGGTCAGTGGCGACTATGAGGGTATGCCGGATGAGAGACGCTTACATTCTTTTCTAAGCAGAGATCGAGAAGATATAGAACGATGA
- the dgoD gene encoding galactonate dehydratase has translation MKITGYEVFQVPPRWLFLKIETDEGITGWGEPVIEGKAATVKAAVEELMQTLIGKDPARIEDHWNMMYRSGFYRGGPILMSAIAGIDQALWDIKGKFYDAPVHQLLGGACRDSIKVYSWIGGDRPSAVGKAAKEVVDRGFEAIKMNGTEELQYIDSHQKIDQVLERVAAIRESVGPYIGIGIDFHGRVHKPMAKILAKELEQFRPMFIEEPVLPENNEALREIAAHTNIPIATGERMFSRWQFKPLLTDGYVDIIQPDLSHAGGITECKKIISMAEAFDVAVAPHCPLGPIALAACLQVDATSHNAVIQEQSLGIHYNVGSDLLDYIVDKDVFRYEEGFVEIPQGPGLGIEVNEEVVRKMAAEGHDWHNPIWRHKDGSIAEW, from the coding sequence ATGAAGATAACAGGATATGAGGTATTCCAAGTACCACCAAGATGGTTGTTCCTTAAGATCGAAACAGACGAAGGAATCACAGGCTGGGGTGAGCCGGTGATCGAAGGAAAGGCAGCAACCGTCAAGGCTGCTGTCGAAGAACTCATGCAGACGCTGATTGGAAAGGATCCTGCCCGCATCGAGGACCATTGGAACATGATGTACCGTTCGGGATTTTATCGTGGTGGCCCCATTTTGATGAGTGCCATTGCGGGCATCGATCAGGCGCTATGGGATATAAAAGGGAAGTTTTACGATGCACCCGTCCATCAATTACTCGGAGGAGCCTGTCGTGATTCAATCAAAGTGTATTCATGGATCGGGGGAGACCGCCCGAGTGCTGTTGGAAAAGCGGCTAAAGAAGTAGTGGATCGGGGATTTGAAGCAATCAAGATGAATGGTACAGAGGAGCTTCAATACATCGATTCCCATCAGAAGATCGATCAGGTTCTTGAGAGGGTGGCGGCCATTAGGGAAAGCGTGGGACCGTACATCGGCATCGGGATCGACTTCCACGGACGAGTACATAAACCGATGGCCAAGATTCTGGCCAAAGAACTTGAACAGTTCCGCCCGATGTTCATCGAGGAACCAGTCCTGCCTGAAAACAATGAGGCGCTCCGAGAGATTGCTGCTCATACGAATATTCCCATCGCCACAGGAGAGAGAATGTTCTCCAGGTGGCAATTCAAGCCGTTGTTGACGGATGGATATGTAGATATCATTCAACCGGATCTTTCCCACGCAGGGGGGATCACGGAGTGCAAGAAAATCATTTCCATGGCAGAAGCCTTTGATGTAGCGGTAGCACCCCATTGTCCTTTGGGTCCGATTGCTCTCGCAGCCTGTCTCCAAGTGGATGCGACTTCCCATAATGCCGTCATCCAAGAGCAGAGCCTTGGCATCCATTATAATGTCGGAAGCGACCTGCTGGATTATATCGTCGATAAGGACGTTTTCCGTTATGAAGAAGGATTTGTAGAGATCCCTCAAGGACCCGGGCTAGGAATCGAAGTAAACGAAGAGGTGGTAAGAAAAATGGCGGCCGAAGGGCATGATTGGCATAATCCAATCTGGAGGCACAAAGACGGCTCCATCGCGGAATGGTAA
- the cyoE gene encoding heme o synthase produces the protein MKTQEHVLPTKRAYTEVLTQTIKTGIIKSNLIPMVAGLTLALYTFNLNLIENLPNIILAVLGSALVIGAAGAFNNLYDRDIDILMERTKNRPTVTGDIQPMTVLWMAISMALVGLLLLALTTPMAALFGLLGLFFYVVPYTMWSKRRTIYNTEIGSISGAMPVLIGWTAVHSSIDHPAIISLFVISMIWQMPHFYAIAIRKHDDYKAASVPMLPVVKGFKRTVIQTNVYLVVLALASLLLMPVSITLMTIGLVLSAGWLVLSIYGRRKMEQLQWANTMFFYSLLHMTLLFSAVIVFSLLGIIF, from the coding sequence ATGAAAACTCAAGAGCACGTTTTACCAACGAAACGCGCATATACTGAGGTCTTGACTCAAACCATCAAGACCGGGATCATCAAGTCCAATCTGATTCCAATGGTCGCCGGATTGACACTGGCGCTTTATACGTTCAATTTGAATTTGATCGAGAATTTGCCTAATATCATTTTGGCCGTCCTCGGATCTGCACTTGTGATTGGTGCTGCCGGTGCATTCAATAATCTCTATGACCGGGATATCGACATCCTCATGGAGCGGACCAAGAACCGTCCTACCGTCACCGGTGATATTCAGCCGATGACAGTCCTGTGGATGGCCATCAGCATGGCCCTTGTAGGATTGCTGCTTCTGGCACTCACGACACCGATGGCCGCACTATTCGGTTTACTCGGCCTCTTCTTCTACGTCGTTCCCTATACGATGTGGAGCAAAAGACGAACGATTTATAATACGGAGATAGGGAGCATTTCAGGGGCCATGCCCGTCTTGATCGGTTGGACCGCCGTCCATTCTTCCATCGATCATCCGGCTATCATCAGCCTCTTCGTCATCAGTATGATTTGGCAGATGCCGCATTTCTATGCCATCGCCATCAGGAAGCATGATGATTATAAAGCAGCAAGTGTACCAATGTTGCCTGTTGTAAAAGGATTCAAGCGTACCGTCATTCAAACGAATGTATATCTCGTGGTGTTGGCACTGGCCAGTCTCCTTCTCATGCCTGTGAGCATCACCCTCATGACGATCGGACTTGTGCTCAGTGCGGGATGGCTCGTTCTGAGCATCTACGGAAGACGTAAAATGGAACAGCTTCAATGGGCAAATACCATGTTCTTTTATTCTTTGCTTCACATGACACTGCTATTCTCTGCTGTCATCGTATTTTCCCTTCTGGGCATCATATTTTAA
- the lysS gene encoding lysine--tRNA ligase, translated as MHWAYEIAKRIILTDPDLETYTLASGISPSGTVHMGNFREVVTTHFVAQALKAMGKNVRFIFSWDDYDRLRKIPANIDVAFSEHIGKPYSEVPNPFGEGSWAAHFENEFETSLETFNIHPEFIYQHKEYSSGRYLPSIVRALKKRKEIYDILMEFKTNEPSREERDAFYPATVYCKTCGKDHVHIDLFSEEALTLTYHCRCGVKETEKLDSILLKLNWKVDWAMRWSVEGVKFEPGGRDHSSENGSFAASKVIADRIFDYKAPLYTSYEFITQKGSHKKMSSSSGQVLKAEDLLDVYPPEVVLFLFARHRPESAFHIGLDDDVIKNHAEFARVLTAYQDGSLYDPIMKQVVDLTSSNVTMPMVSFNQIAGLLPLISFRTDLLASILSDQGIAVQSEELEGVCSRVKNWIQKWNPDKEFKVNPDKDVAYFLTLPDDVKRQVQLFRSSIATGADPMHSVYEICRQEDKKKMKSAQKTLFQSIYMLILGKKNGPRLPLLLSAVGKNRFMALLTF; from the coding sequence ATGCACTGGGCTTATGAAATAGCCAAAAGGATCATACTTACTGATCCTGATCTTGAAACCTATACACTCGCTTCAGGTATCAGCCCATCAGGAACCGTTCATATGGGGAATTTCAGGGAAGTAGTAACAACTCATTTTGTGGCACAAGCGTTGAAGGCTATGGGGAAAAACGTCCGTTTCATCTTCTCTTGGGATGATTATGATCGGTTAAGGAAGATCCCCGCCAACATTGATGTTGCCTTTTCTGAACACATAGGAAAGCCATACTCTGAAGTACCTAATCCATTTGGAGAGGGGTCATGGGCGGCTCATTTCGAAAACGAATTTGAAACATCCCTCGAAACGTTCAACATACACCCTGAGTTTATTTATCAACATAAGGAATATTCGTCCGGGAGATACCTTCCCTCGATTGTACGTGCATTGAAAAAACGGAAGGAAATCTACGATATTCTTATGGAGTTCAAGACGAATGAACCGTCCAGGGAAGAGCGCGATGCCTTTTACCCTGCGACTGTTTATTGCAAAACGTGCGGAAAGGACCACGTTCATATCGACTTATTTTCTGAAGAAGCTTTGACACTTACGTATCACTGCAGATGCGGAGTGAAAGAAACGGAAAAACTTGATTCAATTCTGCTTAAATTGAATTGGAAAGTGGATTGGGCAATGAGATGGTCTGTTGAAGGCGTGAAGTTCGAGCCTGGTGGAAGGGATCATTCCTCTGAAAACGGCAGCTTTGCGGCCTCGAAGGTGATTGCCGACAGAATCTTTGATTACAAGGCTCCCCTTTATACCTCATACGAGTTCATCACCCAGAAGGGATCACACAAGAAAATGTCAAGTTCTTCAGGACAGGTCTTAAAGGCTGAAGATCTATTGGATGTATACCCCCCGGAAGTGGTTCTGTTCCTGTTCGCCCGTCACCGCCCGGAATCTGCTTTTCATATAGGGTTGGATGATGATGTGATCAAAAACCACGCCGAGTTTGCAAGAGTTCTTACTGCCTATCAAGATGGTTCACTGTATGATCCTATCATGAAGCAAGTAGTGGACCTTACCTCTTCCAATGTAACGATGCCAATGGTCTCCTTCAATCAGATCGCTGGCCTGCTTCCCTTGATTTCATTCCGCACCGATCTACTTGCCTCCATATTGAGCGATCAGGGAATCGCGGTCCAATCTGAAGAACTTGAAGGGGTCTGCTCAAGGGTAAAGAACTGGATTCAGAAATGGAATCCAGATAAGGAATTCAAGGTAAATCCCGACAAGGATGTGGCATACTTCCTCACGCTCCCTGATGATGTAAAAAGGCAAGTTCAACTCTTCCGGTCCTCTATCGCAACTGGAGCCGACCCCATGCATTCTGTTTATGAAATCTGTCGTCAGGAAGATAAAAAGAAAATGAAATCAGCACAAAAAACGTTGTTCCAATCCATCTACATGCTTATCCTTGGAAAGAAAAATGGCCCCAGGCTGCCTCTTCTCCTTTCGGCTGTGGGAAAAAACCGGTTCATGGCATTGCTGACATTTTGA
- a CDS encoding DedA family protein — protein sequence MEKWIIESMEQYGYLGIFLLVALENIFPPIPSEIILTFGGFMTTTSSMTIPGVILASTAGSVAGAVILYGIGVLLSKDKLEQIVDRWGHILRVKKEDIRKADRWFDHYGYRVVLLGRMVPLIRSLISIPAGVAKMKFIYFLLFTLIGTLIWNTVLVWVGSAVGDSWDSIVQYMDVYSSVAYVLIALVLIYFAYQWTKRFKKK from the coding sequence ATGGAAAAGTGGATTATTGAAAGCATGGAACAATACGGTTACCTTGGGATTTTCTTATTGGTGGCACTAGAAAATATCTTCCCACCCATCCCATCAGAGATCATCCTGACGTTCGGCGGGTTCATGACGACAACGAGCAGTATGACGATTCCGGGTGTCATTCTCGCATCTACTGCAGGTTCTGTGGCAGGGGCCGTCATCCTTTATGGAATCGGAGTATTACTCTCAAAAGACAAACTTGAACAGATTGTAGATAGATGGGGGCACATTCTCAGAGTCAAAAAGGAAGATATAAGAAAAGCGGATAGATGGTTTGACCATTATGGGTATCGCGTCGTCCTCCTCGGACGCATGGTGCCGTTGATCCGAAGCCTCATTTCCATTCCTGCAGGAGTTGCAAAGATGAAATTCATCTACTTCCTCCTCTTCACCTTGATCGGTACATTGATATGGAATACCGTCCTGGTATGGGTGGGATCGGCCGTTGGAGATTCATGGGATAGCATCGTTCAATATATGGATGTATATTCTTCCGTCGCCTATGTGCTTATTGCACTCGTACTGATCTATTTTGCATACCAATGGACGAAGCGATTCAAGAAGAAGTAA
- a CDS encoding IclR family transcriptional regulator, translating into MSVKSAKRALDIMEILSHFPSGLTINEVSLKLGLPQSSTFNLIKTLTQEGYLYQDEMKKYRLGARLINLGTVAMESLDIHQISLPYLNGLMERMNETVFMSVLSGNELVYIAKILSNRSIRTTAEPGHVKPLYCTGLGKAFLAFMPEEERERLLDGMTLKQITPRTVTDRKELRSQLETFREQGYSIDDEENEEGLYCVAAPIFDARRDVIAAISVAGPKERMTIRGTEVIRDLLSTSHAISQKTGFIQ; encoded by the coding sequence ATGTCTGTCAAGTCGGCAAAGAGGGCGCTGGATATTATGGAAATCCTATCTCATTTCCCAAGCGGTTTAACGATCAATGAGGTAAGTCTCAAACTTGGGCTCCCTCAAAGTAGTACATTTAATCTCATCAAGACCCTTACTCAAGAAGGATACCTGTATCAGGATGAGATGAAAAAATATCGCTTGGGAGCAAGACTGATCAATCTGGGTACTGTAGCGATGGAAAGCCTGGACATCCATCAGATATCCCTCCCGTATCTGAATGGGCTGATGGAACGCATGAATGAAACCGTCTTCATGTCTGTCCTTTCAGGTAATGAGCTCGTGTACATAGCGAAGATCCTGAGTAATCGCTCCATCCGGACGACTGCTGAACCTGGTCATGTCAAGCCCCTTTACTGTACAGGCTTGGGAAAAGCCTTTCTCGCTTTCATGCCGGAAGAGGAAAGGGAACGTCTATTGGACGGGATGACCCTGAAGCAGATCACACCTAGAACCGTGACGGATCGGAAGGAGCTTAGGTCCCAATTGGAAACATTCAGGGAACAGGGATATAGTATTGATGATGAGGAAAATGAAGAAGGACTCTATTGTGTGGCAGCGCCGATTTTCGACGCCAGAAGGGACGTGATCGCAGCCATTAGTGTGGCCGGCCCGAAAGAAAGGATGACCATTCGGGGTACTGAAGTAATCAGGGATTTACTGAGCACCTCACATGCGATCTCACAGAAAACCGGATTCATTCAATAA